A window of Cohnella herbarum contains these coding sequences:
- a CDS encoding DMT family transporter, which yields MAWVYLLFAILLEIAGTVSLKLSQGFTKMIPSVLMVAFYLLAFFNLSLSLKQVPISVAYAIWSGLGTAAVAIIGYMYFQETMTPFKVVSICLIVLGVIGLNFGGGTHGPDQPGISN from the coding sequence ATGGCATGGGTTTATTTGCTCTTCGCCATTTTACTTGAAATCGCCGGAACAGTATCCTTAAAGCTATCGCAGGGATTTACGAAGATGATTCCGTCCGTTCTGATGGTCGCGTTTTATTTACTGGCCTTCTTCAACTTAAGCCTGTCGCTCAAGCAAGTCCCGATCAGCGTCGCTTATGCGATCTGGTCCGGTCTCGGCACGGCTGCCGTCGCGATCATCGGTTATATGTACTTTCAGGAAACGATGACTCCGTTCAAAGTAGTCTCCATCTGTTTGATCGTTCTCGGGGTCATCGGGCTCAATTTCGGAGGCGGGACACACGGTCCGGATCAACCCGGAATTTCAAATTAG
- a CDS encoding ABC transporter ATP-binding protein, with amino-acid sequence MLALDIRNLNKKYPHFQLKDVSFQLEKGYIMGFIGANGAGKTTTIKSILNMVRMDSGEVHILGKNIVEHEIELKQEIGCAFGGVDFYTRSKMKTLTHVIKKFYKNWDDETYYNYLRRFKLDENKKIAELSAGMKVKYNLAIALSHGAKLLVLDEPTSGLDPAARDDLLDIFQELVLDGEISILFSTHITSDLEKCADFITFIVNGQIIASSEKNEFMESYRLLSGNESQLNRVKERLISYKINSFGFTGLIHSRDFDSSSDIKATTPNLEEIMIYFAKKEDMHV; translated from the coding sequence ATGCTCGCATTGGATATTCGAAATTTAAATAAGAAGTACCCCCATTTCCAGTTAAAAGACGTCTCGTTTCAACTGGAAAAGGGCTATATTATGGGGTTTATCGGCGCCAACGGCGCGGGAAAAACAACCACGATAAAATCGATCTTGAATATGGTCCGTATGGATAGCGGCGAAGTCCATATCTTGGGCAAGAATATCGTCGAACACGAGATCGAATTGAAACAAGAAATCGGATGCGCATTCGGCGGCGTAGACTTTTATACTCGAAGCAAAATGAAAACTTTGACCCATGTCATCAAGAAGTTCTACAAGAACTGGGATGATGAAACTTATTACAACTATTTGAGAAGATTCAAATTGGATGAAAACAAAAAAATCGCCGAATTGTCGGCGGGTATGAAAGTGAAGTACAATTTGGCCATTGCCCTGTCCCATGGCGCGAAGCTTCTCGTCCTCGATGAACCGACAAGCGGACTCGATCCGGCCGCGAGAGACGATCTGTTGGATATTTTTCAAGAGCTCGTATTGGATGGAGAAATCAGCATTCTATTCTCCACTCACATTACGTCCGACTTGGAGAAATGCGCCGATTTTATTACCTTTATCGTAAACGGGCAAATCATCGCGAGTTCCGAGAAAAACGAATTTATGGAGTCCTACCGCTTGCTGAGCGGTAACGAAAGCCAACTGAACCGGGTGAAAGAGCGGTTGATTTCCTACAAAATCAATTCATTCGGCTTTACGGGATTGATCCATTCCAGAGACTTCGACTCCTCTTCCGATATTAAAGCGACTACGCCGAATCTCGAGGAAATCATGATTTATTTCGCGAAAAAGGAGGATATGCATGTATAA
- a CDS encoding NAD(P)-dependent oxidoreductase, with protein MNVLITGFFNESSKQRVTRSFPEGWNIQIVEPQRCEEFIGEADVLIPEHIEVNEALLSKARNLKFVQTGAGYDNVDIEACTNRNIWVSNAAGVNANAVAEHIFALVLGYYKNISFLDQAMKNREDETKLDYVGGELLGKTIGTIGFGAIGSRVAELAKAFKMNVLAYDAYKSIENHDVEQVDLDTLIANSDVITVNIFLNPSTRNLVDKTFLNKMKSNALLVNTARGPLVCEEDLINALKNNVIGGACLDVFQVEPLSVNSELRTLKNVILTPHTAGMPDGTKFHETRYRFFVQNIQRIRNNEPPQNNLNQIS; from the coding sequence GTGAACGTATTAATTACTGGATTTTTTAACGAATCTTCCAAACAAAGAGTCACTCGATCGTTCCCGGAGGGATGGAATATTCAAATCGTCGAACCTCAGAGATGCGAGGAATTCATCGGCGAAGCGGATGTGTTAATTCCGGAACATATCGAAGTAAACGAAGCCTTATTGAGTAAAGCCCGAAACTTAAAATTCGTTCAAACCGGTGCCGGTTATGACAATGTTGATATTGAAGCCTGCACGAATAGAAACATCTGGGTAAGCAACGCCGCCGGAGTAAACGCGAATGCCGTAGCGGAACATATCTTCGCTCTTGTTCTCGGATATTACAAGAACATCTCTTTTCTCGATCAAGCGATGAAGAATCGGGAGGATGAAACGAAGCTGGATTATGTGGGCGGCGAGTTGCTCGGCAAAACAATCGGCACCATAGGCTTTGGAGCGATCGGATCCCGGGTAGCCGAGCTGGCAAAAGCTTTCAAGATGAACGTTCTGGCATATGACGCTTATAAAAGCATCGAAAATCACGACGTTGAACAGGTTGATTTAGATACCCTAATCGCGAATTCAGACGTGATTACCGTTAATATTTTTCTGAACCCGTCTACAAGGAACCTAGTCGATAAAACATTCTTGAATAAAATGAAAAGCAACGCGTTACTTGTAAACACGGCAAGAGGACCTCTTGTATGCGAAGAGGATCTGATAAATGCCCTAAAGAACAATGTGATTGGCGGCGCTTGCTTGGACGTATTCCAAGTAGAGCCGTTAAGCGTGAACAGCGAATTGAGAACTTTGAAGAACGTTATCTTAACCCCTCATACGGCAGGGATGCCGGATGGAACGAAGTTTCACGAAACACGGTATCGTTTCTTCGTTCAAAATATACAAAGAATACGGAATAATGAACCGCCTCAAAACAACTTAAATCAAATCAGCTAA
- a CDS encoding GntR family transcriptional regulator, translating into MNVSISSTSEKPIYQQLFEQISAQILKGELESGYCLPPIRQAALELRVSVITVKKAWEELERSGLINTVTGKGCFVAEFSSDETLRLRNEMILKQMESDTSYYKSFGLTLDEVIGLLKKIY; encoded by the coding sequence ATGAACGTATCCATCTCGAGCACTTCCGAAAAACCGATTTATCAGCAGCTTTTCGAACAAATCAGCGCCCAAATTCTGAAAGGCGAGCTAGAAAGCGGCTATTGTTTGCCGCCCATTCGTCAAGCGGCCTTGGAGCTTCGCGTTAGCGTCATCACCGTAAAGAAAGCTTGGGAAGAACTCGAACGAAGCGGCTTGATTAATACGGTAACGGGTAAAGGGTGTTTCGTAGCCGAATTCTCGTCGGATGAGACGCTACGATTACGTAACGAAATGATCCTGAAGCAAATGGAAAGCGATACATCTTACTACAAGTCCTTTGGCCTCACCCTAGACGAAGTGATTGGGCTGCTGAAAAAGATTTATTAA
- a CDS encoding TIM barrel protein: protein MDQLENTASIGIVLPKLFPFNQTNPEQMISNLLTILEDPFFTAVEVSYIADKKTRELAAKYMQYSCVEIIFNGGDAFRQLNIDLSSLDSAVRNRSVEQCKTLIDHCYEMNARIMHIVTGKFEGEDSKQHNINAFIASTMELCKYAKQKAETYELCISLEIGDRHVDRNYLLGPTHEAVHAARTIRNEYDNFGLLLDQSHLPLMGEDPHKSLWLAKDYLTHIHLGNCYLKDRQAPYFGDKHIPFGVKDSEVGVAELTKFIATLHTIDFFRSPKPTRKPVMTFEVGCLENESPRLVIANLKRNFREAWANA from the coding sequence ATGGATCAACTTGAAAACACAGCAAGCATAGGCATCGTGCTGCCTAAGTTGTTTCCCTTTAACCAAACGAATCCTGAACAGATGATCTCTAATCTGTTGACCATACTGGAAGACCCCTTCTTCACGGCGGTAGAAGTCTCTTATATCGCGGATAAGAAAACCCGAGAACTTGCGGCGAAGTATATGCAGTACAGTTGCGTAGAAATCATTTTCAACGGCGGAGATGCCTTCAGACAATTAAACATCGATTTAAGTTCCTTGGATTCGGCTGTTAGAAACCGCTCCGTCGAGCAGTGTAAAACCTTGATCGATCACTGTTACGAAATGAATGCCCGAATCATGCACATCGTGACAGGGAAGTTCGAAGGAGAAGACAGCAAACAGCACAACATCAACGCGTTCATTGCTTCTACCATGGAGCTATGCAAGTATGCCAAACAAAAAGCGGAAACGTACGAGCTCTGTATTTCGCTCGAGATCGGGGATCGGCATGTTGACCGCAACTATTTGCTCGGTCCCACTCACGAAGCGGTTCATGCTGCAAGAACGATCCGTAACGAATATGATAATTTCGGTCTTCTGCTGGATCAAAGCCACCTTCCGCTTATGGGAGAAGATCCGCATAAGTCGCTATGGCTTGCCAAAGATTATTTAACCCACATTCATCTCGGGAATTGTTATTTGAAAGACAGACAAGCCCCTTATTTCGGAGATAAGCATATTCCTTTTGGCGTTAAAGATTCGGAAGTCGGCGTTGCGGAGCTTACGAAGTTCATCGCGACTTTGCATACGATTGATTTTTTTAGAAGCCCGAAACCAACAAGAAAGCCCGTGATGACCTTTGAGGTAGGTTGTCTGGAGAATGAGTCTCCCCGGCTGGTTATCGCAAATCTAAAGCGTAATTTCCGGGAAGCTTGGGCGAACGCATAA
- a CDS encoding ABC-2 transporter permease — MYNLVMKDLKLGVNPAFFAFPFLMGALMLVPAWLYFLVPLYFCWITIPNTFAGFRTQNDLMFTSLMPVTKRDIVKARITVIVILELLHVVIAMIYGLFTIRLYPHLTYYFFAPHMGFWGLCFVMLAIFNVIFIPMYYKTAYKYGGAMTASITGAMLFAGVAQWIGIQNSFVYDTFNGTGVDNTALQISILIAGIVIFVACTMIAYRIAVKRFLKVEIL; from the coding sequence ATGTATAACTTGGTGATGAAGGATTTGAAATTAGGAGTAAATCCTGCGTTTTTCGCATTTCCTTTTTTAATGGGCGCCTTAATGCTTGTTCCCGCTTGGCTCTATTTTCTCGTCCCCCTGTATTTTTGTTGGATAACGATACCGAACACGTTCGCCGGATTTAGAACTCAGAACGATTTGATGTTTACCTCGTTGATGCCCGTAACCAAAAGAGACATCGTGAAAGCAAGGATAACCGTTATAGTCATCCTGGAATTATTGCATGTTGTCATTGCCATGATCTATGGCTTGTTCACGATTCGCTTATACCCGCATCTAACCTACTATTTCTTCGCGCCGCACATGGGTTTTTGGGGTCTCTGTTTTGTCATGCTTGCGATCTTCAACGTGATATTTATACCCATGTACTACAAGACGGCGTATAAATATGGAGGGGCGATGACCGCATCCATTACGGGCGCTATGCTTTTTGCCGGAGTTGCACAGTGGATCGGAATCCAGAATTCTTTTGTCTATGATACTTTTAACGGTACCGGGGTGGACAATACGGCGCTTCAAATCTCCATTTTAATCGCAGGAATCGTGATATTCGTTGCATGTACCATGATTGCATATCGGATTGCGGTTAAACGATTCCTAAAAGTAGAAATATTATGA
- a CDS encoding HAD hydrolase-like protein — translation MNHNIALAVFDLAGTLVEDQNAVRDCLHQAAVEYGLNVTKDEISTHMGTNKIHLYQFLIARTNGKMIDFKNFEIDIDGSTHDEAVKLYERYTEHMIAYYQQNCREIEGATETLKWCKNNGILVATGTGFHKEINRVIMESLGWVKNGLIDYAVDLDMVPEGKGRPAPFMLFKAMEYLNVQNVRQVIKIGDTPADMLEGYNAGCKAVIGVMQGSTPIEVWGKYYHTHVIDTVKELPELITSGKIV, via the coding sequence ATGAATCATAACATTGCATTAGCTGTATTCGATCTGGCGGGAACCCTTGTCGAGGATCAAAACGCGGTCAGGGATTGTCTTCATCAAGCGGCCGTGGAATACGGATTAAACGTAACGAAAGATGAAATCAGCACCCACATGGGAACGAACAAGATTCATTTGTATCAGTTTTTGATCGCAAGAACGAACGGGAAAATGATCGACTTCAAAAATTTCGAAATCGATATCGACGGTTCCACCCACGATGAAGCCGTTAAACTTTACGAGCGTTATACGGAACATATGATTGCTTATTATCAACAAAATTGCCGAGAAATCGAAGGCGCAACGGAAACCCTGAAATGGTGCAAAAACAACGGAATTCTGGTCGCGACGGGAACAGGATTTCATAAGGAGATTAACCGCGTCATTATGGAGTCGCTCGGTTGGGTGAAGAATGGCTTGATCGATTACGCGGTAGACTTGGACATGGTTCCTGAAGGCAAGGGACGCCCTGCTCCCTTTATGCTTTTCAAAGCGATGGAGTATTTAAATGTTCAGAACGTAAGACAGGTAATCAAAATCGGCGACACTCCCGCCGACATGCTTGAAGGTTATAATGCGGGCTGCAAAGCGGTCATCGGAGTCATGCAAGGATCTACTCCGATCGAAGTATGGGGCAAGTACTATCATACGCATGTTATCGACACCGTGAAAGAACTGCCGGAGCTCATTACGTCCGGTAAAATCGTATAA